A window of Equus caballus isolate H_3958 breed thoroughbred chromosome 10, TB-T2T, whole genome shotgun sequence contains these coding sequences:
- the USP45 gene encoding ubiquitin carboxyl-terminal hydrolase 45 isoform X4, translating to MKETEKGPLSPKVLFNQLCQKAPRFKSFQQQDSQELLHYLLDAVRTEETKRIQASILKAFNNPTTKTADDETRKKVKAYGREGVKMNFIDQIFVGELTSTVMCEECANISMVKDPFIDISLPIIEERVSKPVLLGRVSKYRSLQETDNGQYSGTSTIEHTHHPRANKKHPSSKEKNQLIHGRKHIRKLSSGEDKAVDIHWKNENLEMDGDSSVLASIANTESTLTGSPTDGSEKEASHSESSVDADSEASESESATKQTVLLRSTGGYTVHAMGHLHHVSTSEPPTRETDRGHEGVAEAMAELRLSSTVTGDRDFEKENQPLNVSNNLCFSEGKHMVSHSPQNAFQTLSQSYITTSKECSVQSCLYQFTSMELLMGNNKLLCENCTLTKKQKYQKESSSAEKKAEGVYTNARKQLLISAVPAILILHLKRFHQAGLSLRKVNRHVDFPLMLDLAPFCSATCKNVNVGDKVLYGLYGVVEHSGSMRGGHYTAYVKVRTPSRRLLEHITGKRNVPGLKEPDSESAGQWVHVSDTYVQVVPESRALSAQAYLLFYERIL from the exons AGAATACAAGCTAGCATTCTAAAAGCATTCAACAACCCAACTACTAAAACAGCTGATgatgaaactagaaaaaaagtcaaag CATATGGAAGAGAAGGTGTGAAAATGAACTTCATAGATCAGATCTTTGTTGGTGAATTAACTAGCACGGTCATGTGTGAAGAATGTGCAAAT atctccATGGTGAAAGATCCTTTTATTGATATTTCACTTCCTATAATAGAAGAAAGG GTTTCAAAACCTGTACTTTTGGGAAGAGTGAGTAAATATAGAAGTTTACAGGAGACAGATAATGGTCAGTACAGTGGCACTTCTACTATAGAACATACTCATCATCCCAGAGCCAACAAGAAGCATCCTTCATCTAAAGAGAAG AATCAACTAATTCATGGCAgaaaacatataagaaaattGTCATCTGGAGAAGATAAAGCTGTTGACATCCACTGGAAAAATGAAAACCTTGAAATGGATGGGGATTCTTCAGTGCTGGCAAGCATCGCAAATACTGAATCAACTCTGACTGGAAGCCCTACCGATGGCAGTGAAAAGGAAGCCAGCCATTCTGAAAGTAGTGTTGATGCTGACAGTGAAGCTTCAGAATCTGAAAGTGCTACTAAGCAGACTGTGTTGTTGAGATCCACTGGTGGATACACGGTGCACGCAATGGGACACCTTCACCATGTGTCCACAAGTGAACCACCCACCAGGGAGACTGACAGGGGTCATGAGGGAGTGGCGGAAGCTATGGCTGAACTTCGTTTGAGCAGCACTGTAACTGGCGATAgagattttgaaaaggaaaatcagccactaaatgtttcaaataatttatgtttttcaGAGGGGAAGCATATGGTGTCTCACAGCCCCCAAAATGCTTTTCAGACCCTCTCTCAGAGTTATATAACTACTTCTAAAGAATGTTCAGTTCAGTCCTGTCTCTACCAGTTTACGTCTATGGAATTACTAATGGGAAATAATAAGCTTCTATGTGAGAATTGCACTctcacaaagaaacagaagtatCAAAAGGAAAGCAGTTCTGCAG aaaagaaagcagaaggggTTTATACAAATGCCAGGAAGCAGTTGCTCATTTCTGCTGTTCCAGCTATCCTAATTCTCCACCTTAAAAGATTCCACCAG GCTGGCTTGAGTCTTCGCAAAGTAAACAGACATGTAGATTTTCCACTGATGCTTGATTTAGCACCATTCTGTTCTGCCACTTGTAAG AATGTAAATGTGGGAGATAAAGTTCTCTATGGTCTCTATGGTGTAGTGGAACATAGCGGCTCGATGAGAGGAGGCCACTACACCGCTTACGTGAAAGTGAGGACACCCTCCAGGAGATTATTGGAACATATCACTGGGAAGAGAAATGTACCTG GTTTGAAAGAACCTGATAGTGAGTCGGCAGGCCAGTGGGTCCATGTTAGTGATACTTatgtgcaggtggttccagaatcaAGAGCACTTAGTGCACAAGCGTACCTTCTTTTTTATGAAAGAATATTATAA
- the PNISR gene encoding arginine/serine-rich protein PNISR isoform X3 yields MWDQGGQPWQQWPLNQQQWMQSFQHQQDPSQIDWAALAQAWIAQREASGQQSMVEQPPGMMPNGQDMSTMESGPNNHGNFQGDSNFNRMWQPG; encoded by the exons atGTGGGATCAAGGAGGACAGCCTTGGCAGCAGTGGCCCCTGAACCAGCAACAGTGGATGCAGTCATTCCAGCATCAGCAGGATCCAA gtCAGATTGACTGGGCTGCATTGGCTCAAGCTTGGATTGCCCAAAGAGAAGCTTCAGGACAGCAAAGCATGGTGGAACAACCACCAGGAATGATGCCAAATGGACAAGATATGTCTACAATGGAATCTGGTCCAAACAATCATGGGAATTTTCAAGGAGATTCAAACTTTAACAGAATGTGGCAACCAG GCTGA